The nucleotide window AATTGTACTTCCTTTAAATATCCCCAGTACTTTGCTTAATATGCATAGAAACACGTAAAAATGTTGTTGGAGCAGTAAAACGCAAAATTAAAGTGACAAAACCAGAATTCTTATAATAGCATTTTCGCGTTCATATGTTTCCTACTGCAGTGAAGCAACAGTAAATCAACCCGGGGACCCTGTAGACTCGGCGATATTCGCCGTCTTCTTTTGTAGCTCTTGCTTGTTGCCACCTACTAGTTTGTCCACTTGCCGTCCATCTCTAAAGAAAATGAAGGTTGGAGTAGCTTTTATGTCCCAGGAAGTACTTAACTCCTGCAATCAAGCCATAACCAACAATTTACAGTAAGCCAATATTTATCTGTAATTAGAGGAGATGGTTGCTTCCAACATGTTTTGCAGGAGATGGATATAACAAATCCATACCTTTAAATAGTTATATTATGAAAACTACTGTAGTAGTTATCAGAACTAAGGATGCCATAAACTGAAATCATGCAAATAAAAGGCAATGATTAGAAAGAATCGGAAACTTACAGCTAACTCATCGACATCCACGGTTAGAAATATTATTGAAGTGTATTTATCAGCAAGTTCATGATAGGCTGGTGCTGCTGTTCTACAGGGGTTACACCATGACGCACTGAAATTTACCACCATCTGTTGGAAGATAGAAGTAAAGAATAGTGTTATTCGACAAGAGCAAATTCTGAAATTAACCAGGCATTCACAACAAAAATACACAACTAACcagtgaaaaggaaaaaaagaagggtGATTTTGATTTGACATATTTGCAGGTTTTGTGTAGAATTTATACTTGTGCTAAGAAAATATGCAGATGAAACATGATGATGGATCATGAAACTGAAAATAACTGAAATTTGAAGAAACGAAAAAAGATTTTGTGCAAGCTATAACATGTATCTGGATATGAAATAGTTAGCATGTATCTGGATATGAAATAGGAATTgaacaaaggaaaaaaaacagaaaactaaaaattgataAAGAAACTTACAATCTTGCCACTGTTACTGGCTTCAGACATCTTTTCTTCCCACTTCTCCATTGATTTCACAAGGCAAACGTTTCCACTAGCAAGCCCAAAAGTGGGAGGGACATCTTCCTTCTCTTGACCGCATGCCTGCAAGAATCACAAATTTAAGTTGCGACTTTGTATCCTCAACATAGAGACAGTTATCCTACATATCTTTCTCATGAATAGAACAAACAAAAGCAGGGGTAGATTGGGAAAGAAGGGTAAGACCATTACTCTAAgaaagaagttagagattccaatTAAGGCAAAGTAATTTGCCAACTGAACACAAACATAGAACTCTCTCATCCTACCCCTATGACAGGGCAGAAAGGAAGAGAAAAGGAATGAAACACCAAAAGGAACAGCAGCTATGGATATGTGGAAACCATTGCAAATCTAAAAAGACATTTCCAGATGAATCTTCTGTCGTCCTACAGTATACTATATGTATCGATCAGTTCATATCCTTGGAATGTAAATGCAAGTGAAAGAAATGTAGAGCAAAGAGTTGCGTACTTCTTCCAATTGGATATCAACGATCATGGATGGATAAAACAGTCTAGCGTAAATTTCTCAAAAGACCAGAAGAATATTCAATATCTTAATTGGATTTAAAAGTCAAGGCAGAGTAATACAAGCTTAGAACTCATAACCACTTTAGGAGAATAAATTTATCTGATGACCAATATTATAATGATGTATTGGTCACCTAAAGTGCCTGGCCAAGTGTTaaagatacacacacacacacatttccTTTGAcagcaaaaaaaagaagaagtgacAGATAAGGATGAGACTGAAGCACATGTAACAGCCATTCAAACAGAGGACTGGGAATAAGTTATCAAACAAATAGGGGGAAAGAAGAAAAACTGAGAAGAAACAGACTAACAAATTTAAATGACCTCTTTGCATACATTACCTTAGTCCAGCACTGTCCCATAGAGGGATGGGAAACTGAACCCGAGCGAAAGAACTACAACAGTGCCCTACAAGTAGGAAATCCTGTGAGTAAATGGAACATGATGCTTGCTCAATGTTGGAAAAAGAGTCATTTATAGATACCAACGTGCAAATATATGTCCATTAAGTTCATAATACGCCGCAATATagataatgaaagaaaaagaagtgagtTTCTAGCGAAGCCTTGAATAAAGACAACATGCTTTGATCAACTTATCAGATTTGGCTAAACAAAAGATCATATTAATTTATTAAGCTACTAATCAGCTCAAGAGAATTTCAGAACTTCAAAATGCAGCTATCATTCATTGTCTCCAGCATTTTCCAAAATTGCtcagctttttttttttgataactgAGAACTCTCGAGAGCTAGTAGATAATGGGCTCATCCCTCTATCTTTTTCCTCTTAAATACCAGGCTTTCGTCTGCAGCAGGGTTCGCATCTGTGATGTGTGCCTAACCTACACATCACGCGCTGACTCTTACCATTAGACCAAAACCAGTGGCTCCAAATTTGCTCAATTTCATGATACAAAATCACCTGACCAACCAATGAGTCAATGGCTACTGGTATCTCGATTAGTTATTCCATCATATTTCAAAATCTTGTAGATTCATATTTCAAATTAGTGTCTATTACACATGGCAATATCAATCTGTTAAAAAATGATCATATTCATAGTTAGATTACATTCCTAGTTCACCTCGATTCCCACCAAAATGGATGATATTCACTATTCATTATGTTCTTATTTCTCTGCACCCCCAAGTTAAAGGAGGGAGGTATTTTCAAACTAATATGCATCCTCTACTTCCTTTTCCTTTTAATCCAGAAATTTAAGTGTATTGAGAATAATAGGGCATTAGCTATCACATCGAGAAATAGGCATGGGAAAATGCTCATACCCTATACCCAGAAAGAGGAGAAGATGAATATTAGCCCCTCTAGACGATAATTATAATCCAAATAAGCTTTCATTGTAACAAGAGTTTTAGAGATATGAAATAATTGTTTTTCTATAGTATTGACAAGAAAGTGGAATCAGAAAGATTTGGTTACCTTGGGACCAATGAAAGCGG belongs to Nicotiana tabacum cultivar K326 chromosome 6, ASM71507v2, whole genome shotgun sequence and includes:
- the LOC107823361 gene encoding thioredoxin H4-1, translating into MGQCWTKACGQEKEDVPPTFGLASGNVCLVKSMEKWEEKMSEASNSGKIMVVNFSASWCNPCRTAAPAYHELADKYTSIIFLTVDVDELAELSTSWDIKATPTFIFFRDGRQVDKLVGGNKQELQKKTANIAESTGSPG